The DNA sequence TTTAGGGTATAAAGGCTGTTCAGGTTGCTTCATAAAACAGTGATAACGACTTAATGCGCGAATAATGCCACTATAGTGAGATTATTACCTATTGTGAAGTTTTAATATTTTCCACTAATCTTCATAGAGAATTAACGTGTCAGATTCTGCCAACGATATCCCCTTAACCACTGCTTTTTCAGAGTTAATTGAACAAGCGTCATTACCACTGTACTTAAGCTATGAAAACAAGACGATTTCCTTAGCAGATAAAACACAAACCCTGCCGCAAGCCGAGTTAGTGGTTTTTTCTGATCTTAACTTAACCTCACTGCATCACCTACTTAACAGTGCCAACTTAACCCCTGTTGCACTTACGGCGGTTAACAGCAGAAACAAACTAACAAGCTACAGATTTAACGTTGACTGTACTGATTTTATCAGCGCAAGAAAAGCCGTAGCACAATTTGCATTAAAGCAAGGTTTTGAAGCAGCATTAGTTATGGATGTTCCGAAACTAAATCAGCCTGGTTTACTGGTGATGGATATGGACTCAACCACTATTGAAATTGAGTGCATTGATGAAATAGCAAAATTAGCCGGCGTTGGCGAGCAAGTATCAGAAGTAACTGAGCGTGCCATGCAAGGTGAGTTAGATTTTGCCCAGAGCCTTCACCAACGGGTAGCTACGCTAGCAGGCGCGCCGGAGCAAATTCTTGCCGATGTCGCGAAAGATATTCCATTAATGGCAGGTTTAAGCAAACTTATTGCTGAGCTTAAAGAACACAATTGGCGTATTGCTATTGCATCGGGTGGCTTTACCTATTTTGCTGATCATCTCAAAGATACACTAAAACTTGATGCCGCCTTTGCTAACACGCTTGAAATTGTAGATGGCAAGTTAACAGGTAAGGTTTTAGGGGATGTGGTTGATGCCCAAGTAAAAGCAGACTCTTTAGCTATTCTTGCCAAAGAATATCATATTGAAGATGGCCAAACTGTGGCTATGGGCGATGGCGCTAACGATCTTGTTATGATGGCTGCAGCCTCATTTGGCGTTGCTTTTCACGCCAAAGCTATCGTATTAGAGCAAGCTGATAGCTGTATTAACTTTAAAGGTTTAGACTGCCTGCTCCATTGGTTAGCCTAATCAAGCTTAGCTTCACATAACCCAGCATTAATCGCAATTAATGCTGAGTTAAACTCATCTCTTGCTCAGAAAGCACCTTATAACGAAATAGCGTTTCTGTCGTCACATCAAATAACTGCACTATACCTGCAACACTCCAAATCTCTTGCTCAATCTGCTTACCACGGTGAATAGCATAAGAGCCAATATAACTTAGCTCTGGATTAAGATATTCCATCTGCGGGCTATCGGCACGCGACAACTTAAGTTTTATGCAATATAACTCGCCTTGTTTGAGTGACTTTTTAATAAAAAATCGCGTTAATTCTGGCGTATTAAGCTCACTCGCCAACTTAGTGGTAACTGCTCGCTCTATTTGTTCAATATTTGGGTTAATCGCGATATACAGTAATTCAGTTACCGACTCATCAGTTGCGAGCAATTTCTTTAAGTGATTATCAATCGAGCTACTTGCTTGTAGATTACTTAATATTGGGTATAAATTGTAGAAACCTTTCCTATCACTTAACCTTTGCATATGGCCATAAAGGCCTTCACTGGTGATCTGCTTGGCCGCTTCACTCACCAACAAGGTTTCAACCTTATAACGACTACCACTGGTTTGTACTGCTAACGCCGGCACAGCCAGTTGCGTGGCATAAAGGGTTCTTAATGCTTCAGCAAGACCAGGAGTTAACATAGCGTACTCATCTGGGGTCAGTTTGTCGCGATTCTTCTCAATTAGTAATTTAAAAAAGGAGCGACCAATATGCTGGTGCTCTTTAACAGACACCCGTAAATTAATGGTTGTTTTGGCTTTATTGATGCGCACCACTTTATAAGGCAAACCTTTTAAATCAAAGGCTGAGGTGATCTTTTGTAAATTAGGAAAAGATAAATGGACAACATCACCTGCTGCTAACACCGCGGGCTCATCTAAGTTTAATTTTAAACCTGACACGGAAAAATCTTCAGAAACCCCTGACCAGGTAATCGATTGGCATGCTATTATTGCCGGTGTTTTATATTTAAATCTTGGCTCTTGGCGCTGGTTTTTATAATTAATACCAATTTCATCAACGGGTAACTTATCTTTTAATCGCTTATGACCAAATAACTTCAATTTTTGACGATCAATACCTGAATAGGAAAACTGCTGATAATCATGCAAACTTTCTTTATCTTGCAATGACTTAACAACAATAATATGTGATAACTGGCTCAAATTCTTAAACACTTCATCCGAAGGTGGCGAGTTAATATATTGCTGTTGTTTGGTTACCGCACTCGAAAGTGTAAAGGGTGAGTGCGCCTTATTGATGTCTAAGTCGAGTAAAGACAACTCAGTCACGGCAAAGCTATCTTTACTGGCAGCAAAACCAATAAACTGAGTAAAGAACGCCATATCGTTTTTACCCTGCAGCTCATCCATAGAATAAAAAAAGCTCTTTCCTTGATGCTGATGAATAAAACTGTAAACCAGCAAACTACCCCGCTGTGCTTGTAAGTGAAGAAATCGCTCTTTAGTGATTAAATAATTTAATGCTGAAGAGTTATCTTCATGTTTCCAATATTGATAGCTTGGCTGACTATTCGTGGTTGTTAACACATATTTAGGTATGACATGACCATCTGCGCCCTGCTGAATAAAAACAGGTAGCTCATTTAGTTTCATTAAAGCAAATTGCTCAAAGCTTCGAGCTTGTAAGCTTTGTATGCTGTTATCTAAGTTGATTTTATAGCGGCGTTTGTTTCCTTGAATAAAGCCCTTTAAAAACTGCTCAAAACCATCTCTTTCAGGTACATCAATGCGCTGACAGCCAATTAACTGAGTGCTGCCATCAAGTAGTTTATTTTGTACTTGATAAATAAAAACGCTGTCTTTACCAAAGTGAAACTCCTGCTCTAAGCCAGTAAATACTAACTGAATTTCTTGACCTACACTTAAAGGCGTTTCATTAGTTAAGCGTAATTTAATGCCTGAGACACTGATATCAACACTGGTGGCACTAGCTTCACTTTGCTTGCCAAGTACTAAGGTAATGGCAACAGCAAAATTCATGCGTTCTTCACGTCGGTCGGGATAATTATCAAATAAATATGCTTTAGCGCTGTACTGTTTTTTCTCTACAGTACTGCTTGCTTTTGGCGTGATCCGAGAAATATTCGCTTGTTCATTTTTATAAATATTGCGAAAGTTGTTTTCAGTATTTTTTACCGCTTCATAAACACCAAAGGTATAACCGCCATACACCTCAACATTGTCATTAAATACCGAGATAGCAACCTCATCTAAAAAGTGCTTTTGTCCTTGGTAGTCAAAAATCTGGCAATCACCATCTACCAAGCCTCGAAGATCAATAGAGCGTGTACAAGGGCTGGCTAAACGTTTTAATTCCATTTTGAGTAGAAAAGACTCTGTTTTAGCCAATTTATTGGTAGCGGCACTAAATTTGGCATCAAAACCTGCTTTATTCACTAAACCTCTAAACTTAGTTATCAAGGATTGATGTTTGCTAAAGTCTGTACTCATATACGTCTATTTACTCAAGTAAGATTATTGTTGTTATAAATCTGGATGTTATATTAAAAATATATGCAAAAACCGTCTGTTTACAGGAAAGCCTTCTATAGCTTTGTTCTTTTCTATACAATCAAAACAAAAGCATTATAATTTAACCCAGCTAAAATCACTATTTCAAGCAAATATCGCAATTGTTCATGCTTTATAAAAAGCACAAGCGTAAACCGTCAAAGCGCTGACCATGAATAGTGATCTATTTCTAAAATGCTAATAAAAGCAATTATTAAGCCAATCACTGGCAAAATATAAATAAGGACAACATGGCAAAAACAAAAACGGCTTATGTTTGTACAGACTGTGGCTCAGAATTCGCCCGTTGGTTAGGTCAATGTACCGACTGTAAAGCATGGAATACAATCTCTGAATTTAGACAAGCCAAAGCCCCGGCTCGTGCCGGCAATTTCTCTGGCTTTGCCGGTTTAACTGAAGCAAAAGTACAAACCCTTGATGATATTGACCTAGCTGAAGTCCCTCGCTTTAGCTCTGGCTATGCAGAATTTGATCGCGTTTTAGGTGGCGGCATTGTGCCAGGTAGCGCCATTTTAATTGGTGGTGAGCCAGGCGCAGGTAAAAGTACGTTATTATTACAAACCATGTGCTCGCTGGCAGTGAATATGTCGGCCCTGTATATCACAGGTGAAGAGTCGCTGCAGCAGGTGGCTATGCGCGCTAAGCGTCTTGGTTTACCAACTGATAAGTTAAAAATGCTGTCAGAAACTAGCGTTGAAAACATTTGCCAAATTGCGCAAAAAGAGCAACCTAGAATCATTGTTATCGACTCTATTCAAGTCATGCATATGGCAGATATACAATCAGCCCCCGGCAGCGTATCTCAGGTCAGAGAAAGTGCCGCCTATTTAACGAGGTACGCCAAGCAAAACCAAGTGGCGATGTTAATTGTTGGTCATGTTACCAAAGATGGCTCTTTGGCTGGTCCTAAGGTGCTAGAGCACTGTATCGATTGTTCTATTATGCTTGAGGGCAGCACAGATTCACGTTATAGAACTCTACGCGGACATAAAAACCGCTTTGGCGCCGTCAATGAGCTTGGTGTTTTTGCCATGACAGGTGGTGGCTTAAAAGAAGTGAAAAACCCGTCAGCCATCTTTTTAACCCGTGGTGAAGAACAAACACCGGGTAGCGTTGTTATGGTGCTTTGGGAAGGAACTCGGCCTTTATTAGTAGAAATACAAGCCTTGGTTGATCACTCTGCCCTAGGCAATCCAAGACGTGTTGCAGTCGGGGCCGATCAAAACCGTTTGTCTATGTTACTAGCAATTTTACATCGTCATGGCGGCTTACAACTTAGTGATCAAGATGTTTTCGTTAACGTGGTTGGCGGCGTTAAAGTCACCGAAACCAGTATTGATTTAGCATTAATCTTAGCTTTAGTATCAAGCTTTAAAAATAATGCCTTACCGCAAGATTTAGTTATCTTTGGCGAAGTCGGCTTATCAGGCGAAATTAGGCCAGTACCAAGTGGCCAAGAACGAATTTACGAAGCGGCTAAACACGGTTTTAAAAAAGCCATTGTGCCGTATAATAACAAACCAAAACAAGCGATTGCCGGCATGGAAGTTATCGCTGTTAAAAAGCTTAGCGATGCCTTAGATGTCATCTAAGGCTAACTATCAAACCATTATTAAGTTAAAAGTTGCCAAATAAATGAAATTAACCCTTAAAAAAGCACTCTTTGTTTTCGGCTGCTCTCTCAGTAGCCTTGCATGTTACGCAGCAACAGAGTCTGTCACAGAGACAACAGAAGCACTGACTATTGAGCGAATTTATAGTTCACCATCACTTAATGGGCAAACGCCAAAATCATTAAAATTCTCTCCTGATGGTAGTCGAGTCACTTACTTACAAGGTAAAGCTGACGATTTAAACCGTTACGATTTATGGGAGTACAACTTAGCCAGCAAAGAGAACAAGCTACTGGTTGACTCACAAGCGCTTTTTAGCGGTAAAGAAGAGCTTTCTGATGAAGAGAAGGCACGACGTGAACGCCAACGTATTTATGGCGTTGGTATTATGGAATATCAGTTTTCCCATGATGGCTCAGCGTTATTATTCCCGTTAAATGGCGATATCTACTATTACCACTTAGCAACACAAGCTGCCAAGCGATTAACGCAAACACCGGGCTTTGAAACGGACGTTAAATTCTCCCCTCAAGGTAACTATGTTTCTTATATTCGTGAGCAAAACCTGTATATTCGCCATATTAAATCAGGTAAAGAGCGTCAATTAACCATTGATGGTGGTGGCGTGATAAAAAATGGCATGAGTGAATTTGTTGCTCAAGAAGAAATGGACAGAATGACAGGCTATTGGTGGGCGCCAAATGAACAGCACATTGCTTTTTTGCGTGTTGATGAGACCCCAGTACAAACGGTTATTCGCAATGAAATTTACGCAGACAAAATTGATTTAATTGAACAAAGATACCCCGCCACAGGTACTAATAATGTCCATATTCAATTAGCAGTAACTGATATTAAAGGCAAAAAAATTCGCTTTGTTGACCTTGAGGATGACCAAGGCAATGAGGACAAAGATATCTATATTCCTCGAGTAAAGTGGATGCCTGATAGCGAAAATCTCACTTATCAATGGCAAAGTCGTAACCAACAAAAACTCATTTTACGCAGCTATAATATTAAAAAGCGTAAGCAAAAAGATTTAATCACTGAAAAATCAAACCATTGGCTCAACTTGCACGATGATCTTCACTTTCTTAGCAAGAGCAAATCCTTTATTTGGGCATCAGAGCGCGATGGCTACAAGCACTTATATCACTTTGACTTAAAAGGTAAACTGATTTCACAACTGACCCAAGGTAACTGGGTTGTTGATAACTTAAAAAGTGTTGATGAAGAAAACGGCTGGGTTTATTTCACCGGCCGAGCTGATACACCATTAGAGCGTCACTTATACAAGGTGCCATTATCAGGTAAAAACCCAGAGCAAGTTGAGCGATTAACCCAGCGTAATGGCTTTCATAGCATCACTTTTGGTAATAAAAGTGCCGTTAGCGGACTTAATTATATTGATAGCTTCTCAAATATCTCGACCCCAAAACAAGTCAGCTTACATAAAGCCGATGGCGAACATATTACTTGGTTAGCGCAAAATGAAGTTAACGCTACTCATCCTGTTGCTCCTTATTACAATGACTTAGTGATGCCGGAATTTGGCTCGTTAAAGTCTGACGATGGCGAAGCCACCTTATTTTATAAACTCTATAAGCCTAACAATATGCAGCCGGGTAAAAAATACCCTGTAATTGTTAAAGTATATGGCGGTCCACATGCCCAGCGTGTTACCAATAAATGGCAAGGCGCTGATATGATCCAATATATGCTGCAACAAGGCTATATTGTCTTTCAATTAGACAACCGAGGCTCTAATTACCGAGGTACAGCATTTGAGTTTCCTATCTATAAAAAACTTGGCCAAGTTGAGGTTGAGGATCAAATTACTGGTGTTAAGCACCTAAGAAGCTTACCTTTTGTTGATGAAAAGCGTATCGGTATCTATGGTCACTCTTATGGTGGTTATATGGCGTTAATGGCCATGTTTAAAGCAGGCGATTACTTTAGCGCGGGTGTCAGTGGCGCGCCAGTAACAGATTGGTTATTGTACGACACACACTATACAGAGCGTTACTTAGCCCATCCAAAAGATAATGCTGCTGGCTATCAAGCAAGTAGTGTCTTTCCTTATATTAATGGCTTAAATGGCCCGCTAATGGTTTATCATGGTATGGCTGATGATAATGTATTATTTACCAATACCACTAAATTAATCAAAGCCATGCAAGATGAAAACAAGGTCTTTGAACTGATGACTTACCCAGGCAGTAAGCACAGTATGCGCGGAAAAAAGGTCAAGGTGCATTTAAATCACACCATTATGAACTTTTTTGATCGTCACTTTAAATAGCACTTAAGGGGCAAGGATTTTGACTTCCTTGCTCCCATTATCTTAGCGTCCATTACTAAAAACCTGTCTATACTTAGCTATATCTCTTTAATTACTTTAGTCATTATTAAGGTTGCTAAGTATGGGACTGCTTCCCCAACTTATATTACTTGTCGTTATGCTTATAAGTTGTTCAGCCCATGCTACAGCACGTTTTGACCATTACACAATTGAACATGGTTTATCTCAAAATACCATTACCAGCATTGTTGAAGATAAATACGGCTTTATTTGGTTTGCTAGCCAAGACGGTTTAAATCGCTTTGACGGCTTTGAGTTTGATAACTTTTATGCTGACACCAACAATAGCCAGACATTAAGCGCAGATTATATCTATGATCTTTTTATCGACCAACAAGGGCAATTGTGGCTTGCAACTCGTGGCGGCGGATTAAACCTATTTGATTATGAAACCGAGCGCTTTGAACACTTTACATTTTCTGATGATAATAAAAACAATCAAGCTAATGATATTCATCAAATCATTCAAGCCAATGATGAAGAGCTATGGCTAGCCACCTACGAAGCTGGCATTCAAGTGTTTAATATACGCAGCCAAACATTTAGCCCACTCAAGCAATTCAATCAACATAAAGATACGATTAATGCTGTTATTACGAGTTTGTTATTAGATAAAGACACCCTTTGGCTTGGCACACAAAGCCAAGGACTTATGCAGTTTAACCTGAACAACAGTCAACTAAAGCACCATAGACAAAACAGCGCAACCTTAGGTGCAATTAGTGACAATCAAATAAGCGCTATTTTTAAGGACAGTCAAAAGCAGATTTGGGTAGCGAGTGCTAATGGCCTAAACCTGTATCAAGCAAGTAGCGACACTTTTAAGCACTTTCTGCATAATAAGGACGACAGTAACTCACTTAGCCATAATGCCATTGTTGATATCGTTGAAGATAACCAACATAACTTATGGTTAGCGACCTCAGGTGGGATTAACAAGATAAGTCATGATGGTAAAACCATTAGCCGTTTTCTTCATGCCGCTAATAATAAATACTCACTTGCAGGTAATTTTATCAATACTTTATTTATAAGTGATAACAACAATTTATGGGTTGGTCACTTTACTGACGGCATCAGCAAAACATCATTAGCAACGCCATTGTTTAAACATATAGACACCGAAACATATGATCAACAAGCGCCTTCAAGTAACAATATCTGGGCCATATTTGAAGATCATCGACAAAATACCTGGGTAGGTGTCGATGGTGGTGGCCTGCAAGTCTATGATAAAAATAAACAATTGATAAAGCGTTACCTGCACAACAATACAGATGAAAATTCATTATCCAGTAATAGAGTTTGGGCTATTGCCCAGGAAAGCCCAGGAATATTTTGGATTGCCACCTTTGATGCTGGCATCAATAGATTAGATACCCACACAGATACCATTGAACGCTATCTTCATCAGGCAAATAACAACAATAGTCTTATTGATAATAAAGTGGTTGCCCTTCATATAGACTCAAATAACTACCTATGGATAGGCACTAAAGCAGGGCTTGATAGACTCGACCTTGCCAGCAGAGAATTCAAACATTTTCGCCATCAACCGCAAGCGAAAAACAGTATTAGTTATAACTATGTGCTCAATATTTTTGAAGATTCATCTGGCATCATATGGTTATGCACTTATGGCGGCGGATTAAACGCTTATAATCCTAAAAGTAAATTATTTAGCCATTACCAGCATCATGCCAATAAGCCAAATACCATAACTAGCAACAAGGTCATGGCTGTAAGTGAAGACAGTAGCGGCAATTTATGGATATCAACAACCGACGGCCTAAACAAGCTTGATAAACAACGGAGAAACATTACCCGCTTTACTAAAGCGCAAGGACTAAAAAATGAAACCATTTATAGTGCCCTTGAAGGTAATGATGGCGGTATTTGGTTAACCTCAAATAGAGGGATTTCTCGTATCGATAAAAAAGACTATACCATCACTAACTTTACTTTAGCTGATGGCTTGCAAAGCTATGAATTTAACTCTGGCGCTTACTTTAGCTCACCTCATGGTCAGCTATATTTTGGCGGTATTAATGGCTTTAATTACTTTAACCCGCAAGACTATATCAATATCCAAAAAAACTTACCGGTCACCATCACTAAAGTGCGACTGTCTAACACTCCTGTTGAAATACAGCCTAAGAACAAACAAAGTGATAAACAATTTACCTTAGAAAAGGCAATATATTTACTTGATGAAATCACCTTAAGCCACAAAGAAAACTTAATTTCATTTGAGTTTTCTACCCTATCATTTCAAGATGAGGCCAGTATTAGCTATCAATACATGCTGGAAAACTTAGACAAGGACTGGATTCAAACAAATCATAAGTCACGCATTGCAACCTATACCAATATACCTCCAGGTAACTACAGCTTATTGATAAGAGCCAAGCAGCAAAGTGCCCAATGGGGCGAGCAAGTCACACGTTTAGCCATTGAAGTTACGCCAGCACCTTGGCTATCTTGGTGGGCCTATAGCCTGTATATCTTAATTTTTGCCAGCCTTGCCATAATTATCTTTTGGCGTAGGTACCAAAACTTTATCTTATTAAAAGAGAACGAAGAGCGTTTAGCCCTCTCCTTATGGGGCAGTCAACGAGAGTTGTGGGACTGGCATATAGTTGAAAAATACATCATCAGAGTTAACTCCATTACCAATAACCACAATGGTAAAGAAGCCTTTACTTTAGAAAGTTTAAGAAAAACCACCCATCCAGATGATGTAGAAGCGGTTATTCATGCCTTCAAATATCACAAAGATAATGACTCAGACTTTTTAGATATCACCTATAGACGACAAGATCCTAAGCTAAATTGGCGCTGGTATAGAAGCCGAGCGAAAGCGGTATCGCGTAATAAGCAAGGTAAAGCCCAACGAATTGTTGGCACAATTGAAGATGTACACCAACTGATTGAAGCGCAACAACAATTACAGCAATTAAACAGTGAGCTTGAGCAAAGAGTAAAAGCGCGCACTGCTGAGTTAACTGATGCCTTAGCTGAGCTAACTAACACACAAGAACAGCTATTAGAATCAGAAAAAATGCTCTCTTTGGTAAGCTTAGTTACTGGCGTTGCTCATGAACTTAATACACCATTAGGTGTTGTGCTAACAGCACTATCACAATTTGAGAATAATCAGCAACAACTTAAAGCTGCACTACAAAACAAAACCTTAAGCCAAGAAGCATTAGATAAATATATTCAAGCTAATAGCGAGTGCATTGCCCTCATTGCCAGCAATAGCCAAAAAGCGGCTCGCTTAGTTAAAAACTTCAAAGCCTTATCACACTCATCTGAACATGAGCCGAAGAAATTATTTCATGTTAAACAGCTGCTTGAGTTTGCTTACCAAGAATGTCAATTACAAAC is a window from the Litorilituus sediminis genome containing:
- the radA gene encoding DNA repair protein RadA, with product MAKTKTAYVCTDCGSEFARWLGQCTDCKAWNTISEFRQAKAPARAGNFSGFAGLTEAKVQTLDDIDLAEVPRFSSGYAEFDRVLGGGIVPGSAILIGGEPGAGKSTLLLQTMCSLAVNMSALYITGEESLQQVAMRAKRLGLPTDKLKMLSETSVENICQIAQKEQPRIIVIDSIQVMHMADIQSAPGSVSQVRESAAYLTRYAKQNQVAMLIVGHVTKDGSLAGPKVLEHCIDCSIMLEGSTDSRYRTLRGHKNRFGAVNELGVFAMTGGGLKEVKNPSAIFLTRGEEQTPGSVVMVLWEGTRPLLVEIQALVDHSALGNPRRVAVGADQNRLSMLLAILHRHGGLQLSDQDVFVNVVGGVKVTETSIDLALILALVSSFKNNALPQDLVIFGEVGLSGEIRPVPSGQERIYEAAKHGFKKAIVPYNNKPKQAIAGMEVIAVKKLSDALDVI
- the serB gene encoding phosphoserine phosphatase SerB, which produces MSDSANDIPLTTAFSELIEQASLPLYLSYENKTISLADKTQTLPQAELVVFSDLNLTSLHHLLNSANLTPVALTAVNSRNKLTSYRFNVDCTDFISARKAVAQFALKQGFEAALVMDVPKLNQPGLLVMDMDSTTIEIECIDEIAKLAGVGEQVSEVTERAMQGELDFAQSLHQRVATLAGAPEQILADVAKDIPLMAGLSKLIAELKEHNWRIAIASGGFTYFADHLKDTLKLDAAFANTLEIVDGKLTGKVLGDVVDAQVKADSLAILAKEYHIEDGQTVAMGDGANDLVMMAAASFGVAFHAKAIVLEQADSCINFKGLDCLLHWLA
- a CDS encoding PilZ domain-containing protein; translation: MSTDFSKHQSLITKFRGLVNKAGFDAKFSAATNKLAKTESFLLKMELKRLASPCTRSIDLRGLVDGDCQIFDYQGQKHFLDEVAISVFNDNVEVYGGYTFGVYEAVKNTENNFRNIYKNEQANISRITPKASSTVEKKQYSAKAYLFDNYPDRREERMNFAVAITLVLGKQSEASATSVDISVSGIKLRLTNETPLSVGQEIQLVFTGLEQEFHFGKDSVFIYQVQNKLLDGSTQLIGCQRIDVPERDGFEQFLKGFIQGNKRRYKINLDNSIQSLQARSFEQFALMKLNELPVFIQQGADGHVIPKYVLTTTNSQPSYQYWKHEDNSSALNYLITKERFLHLQAQRGSLLVYSFIHQHQGKSFFYSMDELQGKNDMAFFTQFIGFAASKDSFAVTELSLLDLDINKAHSPFTLSSAVTKQQQYINSPPSDEVFKNLSQLSHIIVVKSLQDKESLHDYQQFSYSGIDRQKLKLFGHKRLKDKLPVDEIGINYKNQRQEPRFKYKTPAIIACQSITWSGVSEDFSVSGLKLNLDEPAVLAAGDVVHLSFPNLQKITSAFDLKGLPYKVVRINKAKTTINLRVSVKEHQHIGRSFFKLLIEKNRDKLTPDEYAMLTPGLAEALRTLYATQLAVPALAVQTSGSRYKVETLLVSEAAKQITSEGLYGHMQRLSDRKGFYNLYPILSNLQASSSIDNHLKKLLATDESVTELLYIAINPNIEQIERAVTTKLASELNTPELTRFFIKKSLKQGELYCIKLKLSRADSPQMEYLNPELSYIGSYAIHRGKQIEQEIWSVAGIVQLFDVTTETLFRYKVLSEQEMSLTQH
- a CDS encoding S9 family peptidase, encoding MKLTLKKALFVFGCSLSSLACYAATESVTETTEALTIERIYSSPSLNGQTPKSLKFSPDGSRVTYLQGKADDLNRYDLWEYNLASKENKLLVDSQALFSGKEELSDEEKARRERQRIYGVGIMEYQFSHDGSALLFPLNGDIYYYHLATQAAKRLTQTPGFETDVKFSPQGNYVSYIREQNLYIRHIKSGKERQLTIDGGGVIKNGMSEFVAQEEMDRMTGYWWAPNEQHIAFLRVDETPVQTVIRNEIYADKIDLIEQRYPATGTNNVHIQLAVTDIKGKKIRFVDLEDDQGNEDKDIYIPRVKWMPDSENLTYQWQSRNQQKLILRSYNIKKRKQKDLITEKSNHWLNLHDDLHFLSKSKSFIWASERDGYKHLYHFDLKGKLISQLTQGNWVVDNLKSVDEENGWVYFTGRADTPLERHLYKVPLSGKNPEQVERLTQRNGFHSITFGNKSAVSGLNYIDSFSNISTPKQVSLHKADGEHITWLAQNEVNATHPVAPYYNDLVMPEFGSLKSDDGEATLFYKLYKPNNMQPGKKYPVIVKVYGGPHAQRVTNKWQGADMIQYMLQQGYIVFQLDNRGSNYRGTAFEFPIYKKLGQVEVEDQITGVKHLRSLPFVDEKRIGIYGHSYGGYMALMAMFKAGDYFSAGVSGAPVTDWLLYDTHYTERYLAHPKDNAAGYQASSVFPYINGLNGPLMVYHGMADDNVLFTNTTKLIKAMQDENKVFELMTYPGSKHSMRGKKVKVHLNHTIMNFFDRHFK
- a CDS encoding two-component regulator propeller domain-containing protein, encoding MGLLPQLILLVVMLISCSAHATARFDHYTIEHGLSQNTITSIVEDKYGFIWFASQDGLNRFDGFEFDNFYADTNNSQTLSADYIYDLFIDQQGQLWLATRGGGLNLFDYETERFEHFTFSDDNKNNQANDIHQIIQANDEELWLATYEAGIQVFNIRSQTFSPLKQFNQHKDTINAVITSLLLDKDTLWLGTQSQGLMQFNLNNSQLKHHRQNSATLGAISDNQISAIFKDSQKQIWVASANGLNLYQASSDTFKHFLHNKDDSNSLSHNAIVDIVEDNQHNLWLATSGGINKISHDGKTISRFLHAANNKYSLAGNFINTLFISDNNNLWVGHFTDGISKTSLATPLFKHIDTETYDQQAPSSNNIWAIFEDHRQNTWVGVDGGGLQVYDKNKQLIKRYLHNNTDENSLSSNRVWAIAQESPGIFWIATFDAGINRLDTHTDTIERYLHQANNNNSLIDNKVVALHIDSNNYLWIGTKAGLDRLDLASREFKHFRHQPQAKNSISYNYVLNIFEDSSGIIWLCTYGGGLNAYNPKSKLFSHYQHHANKPNTITSNKVMAVSEDSSGNLWISTTDGLNKLDKQRRNITRFTKAQGLKNETIYSALEGNDGGIWLTSNRGISRIDKKDYTITNFTLADGLQSYEFNSGAYFSSPHGQLYFGGINGFNYFNPQDYINIQKNLPVTITKVRLSNTPVEIQPKNKQSDKQFTLEKAIYLLDEITLSHKENLISFEFSTLSFQDEASISYQYMLENLDKDWIQTNHKSRIATYTNIPPGNYSLLIRAKQQSAQWGEQVTRLAIEVTPAPWLSWWAYSLYILIFASLAIIIFWRRYQNFILLKENEERLALSLWGSQRELWDWHIVEKYIIRVNSITNNHNGKEAFTLESLRKTTHPDDVEAVIHAFKYHKDNDSDFLDITYRRQDPKLNWRWYRSRAKAVSRNKQGKAQRIVGTIEDVHQLIEAQQQLQQLNSELEQRVKARTAELTDALAELTNTQEQLLESEKMLSLVSLVTGVAHELNTPLGVVLTALSQFENNQQQLKAALQNKTLSQEALDKYIQANSECIALIASNSQKAARLVKNFKALSHSSEHEPKKLFHVKQLLEFAYQECQLQTQHNTISLQLICSQHIVFNSYQETLKSIFKQLIENSCLHAFEETTKQTLTITIEVTEQDNALIFDYKDDGQGLKDEIADSVFEPFVTTKRGSDCVGLGMPILYNQIVHSFKGSVQLVSNASAGFHLIISLPKDSSN